The Pseudoliparis swirei isolate HS2019 ecotype Mariana Trench chromosome 1, NWPU_hadal_v1, whole genome shotgun sequence genome has a window encoding:
- the LOC130196310 gene encoding lens fiber membrane intrinsic protein-like: MHSFMGGGLFCAIVGNILLVVSTATDYWMQYRLSGNYAHQGLWRYCMSNKCYMQTDSIAYWNATRAFMILSGMSCFAGIIAGIMSFSHFSSFERFNRSFAAGIMFFVSTFFVLLGMAIYTGVTINFLGKRYGDWRFSWSYILGWVAMLMNFFAGIFYICAYRMCECRRGNGPR, encoded by the exons ATGCACAGCTTCATGGGAGGGGGTCTGTTCTGTGCTATTGTTGGTAATATCCTGCTGGTGGTCTCCACTGCAACTGACTACTGGATGCAGTACCGTCTGTCTGGAAACTATGCCCACCAGGGTCTGTGGAGGTACTGCATGTCCAACAAGTGCTACATGCAGACTGACAGCATAG CCTACTGGAATGCCACCAGGGCCTTCATGATCCTCTCAGGGATGTCGTGCTTTGCAGGCATCATCGCTGGCATCATGTCCTTCTCTCACTTCTCCTCCTTTGAAAGGTTCAACCGCTCCTTTGCTGCAGGaatcatgttttttgtttcca CTTTCTTTGTTCTGTTGGGTATGGCCATTTATACTGGAGTGACAATCAACTTCCTGGGGAAGCGCTACGGTGACTGGCGCTTCTCCTGGTCCTACATACTGGGCTGGGTGGCCATGCTCATGAACTTCTTTGCAG GTATTTTCTACATATGTGCCTACAGAATGTGTGAATGCAGGAGAGGAAATGGCCCACGctag